The Jiangella sp. DSM 45060 genome contains the following window.
CATCAGCCTGCTGCGCGAGGACGACCGCTACCACAGCCGTCAGCTCGCCCGGCTCGACGAGACCGGTCACCTCGACGGCTGGTGAGGCCGTAAGTCCTCGGCCTTCTGCTCGATCTCGTCCGTGACGACGCCGTCGACGCAGCGCAGGCGGACCTCGACCTCGACGGCGTCGCTCTCGAACTTGACCTGCGGGTGGTCGTCGGCGTCGTCGTCATCGGCGTCGGCCTCGTAGCCCTGGGCCGGGGTGACGGCGAGGATCCGGACGGTGCCGTCGGCGTTGCACTGCGCGGTGACGGTGCCGGCGCCGAGCGCGTTCACGACCCGCGCACGGGCGGGCGGCGGCGTGGCCGGGGGAGTCGTGGACGGCGGAGTTGTGGACGGCGCCGTGGTCGGCTCGGCGGACGGCGTCCCGGGGTCGGTCGCGCCGGTGGTCTGGCCGGTGGTGGGCGCGGCGAGGCGCTGCTCGACCTCCGCCTGGGTGAGCGGGTCCTGGCTGGAGCCGAAGATGTCGCTGCCGATCATGCCGACCGCCGCCATCCCGACCGCCGTCGCCCCGGCCGCGGCGGCGAGCCACAGCAGCACGCCGGTGCCCACCCGCACGACCCTCGGACTCGTCATGGCCCCACTATGCCCGGCACCCGGGTTAAGGGACGGCTAAGGCGACCTCAACGGACGTCTGAGGCAGGGCGATCCGGCCGGAACGGCGGCGCCGGTGCCCTAGGGTCGTCGGCATGGCTCAGGTGCTCGTCGTCGAGGATGATGCGACGATCAGGTCCGCGCTGATCCGCGGGCTGACCGAGCGCGGCCACGCCGTGCGGTCGGCGCCCACGGCGATGGCGGGGCTCGAGCAGGCGGTGGGCGACCGGCCGGACGTCGTCGTGCTGGATCTGGGGTTGCCGGACCTCGACGGGACGGCGATGCTGCGGATGCTCCGGGGCGTCAGCGACGTTCCCGTCATCGTGGCGACGGCGCGCGACGACGAGAGCGAGGTGGTCGCCGTCCTCGACGCGGGGGCGGACGACTACGTGACGAAGCCGTTCGGGGTCGCGCAGCTCGACGCGCGCATCCGGGCGGTGCTGCGGCGCGGCGGCGACGAGCAG
Protein-coding sequences here:
- a CDS encoding response regulator transcription factor; translation: MAQVLVVEDDATIRSALIRGLTERGHAVRSAPTAMAGLEQAVGDRPDVVVLDLGLPDLDGTAMLRMLRGVSDVPVIVATARDDESEVVAVLDAGADDYVTKPFGVAQLDARIRAVLRRGGDEQRDQAVTVGGLRIDPRSRQATLDDDTLDLTPREFDLLHYLAARAGEVVSKRELLTEVWQLPYGGADKTVDVHLSWLRRKLGETAQDPRYLHAVRGVGVRLAAPEG